The following are encoded together in the Mammaliicoccus vitulinus genome:
- a CDS encoding NAD(P)-dependent alcohol dehydrogenase encodes MMNAKARAVNSPDSNFYATEITRRDLDKHDILIEIKYAGICHSDIHTAHGEWGPVNYPLVPGHEIAGIVKEVGSDVSKYQIDDRVGVGCMVDSCGECEHCQNGEEQYCLKGNVGTYAGTDRYGEPTQGGYSTHIVVHEDFVLRIPDNIGLDAAAPLLCAGITTYSPLNHWKAYEGKNVAVIGMGGLGHMAVQIAHAMGAEVTVLSRTLNKKEDGLKLGASHYYATSDEATFEQLASSFDLIINTVSANLKIDDYLKLLALDGTIVNVGAPAEPISLRVANLIGHRRSFAGSAIGGIRETQEMLDFCSKHNIEPQIELISADQIDEAYERVLSSDVKYRFVIDTSTM; translated from the coding sequence ATGATGAATGCTAAAGCAAGAGCTGTAAACAGTCCGGATTCCAATTTTTACGCTACAGAAATTACAAGACGTGATCTTGATAAACATGATATTTTAATAGAAATTAAATACGCAGGAATATGTCACTCAGATATTCACACTGCACATGGAGAATGGGGTCCTGTTAACTACCCATTAGTACCGGGTCATGAAATCGCTGGTATTGTTAAAGAAGTCGGTTCTGATGTCAGTAAATATCAAATCGATGACCGTGTCGGCGTTGGTTGCATGGTAGACTCTTGTGGTGAATGTGAACATTGTCAAAACGGCGAAGAACAGTACTGCTTAAAAGGAAACGTTGGCACATATGCAGGTACGGATAGATATGGCGAACCAACTCAAGGCGGCTACTCAACACATATAGTCGTACATGAAGATTTTGTACTACGCATTCCTGATAATATTGGTTTAGACGCCGCTGCACCATTACTTTGTGCTGGTATTACGACGTATTCACCTTTAAATCACTGGAAAGCATACGAAGGTAAAAATGTAGCTGTTATCGGTATGGGTGGACTTGGACACATGGCTGTTCAAATTGCACATGCTATGGGCGCTGAAGTAACAGTATTATCACGAACATTAAATAAAAAAGAAGACGGCTTGAAATTAGGCGCTTCTCATTATTATGCAACAAGTGATGAAGCAACATTTGAACAACTTGCAAGCTCATTTGATTTAATTATTAATACAGTAAGTGCTAACTTAAAAATAGATGATTACCTTAAATTATTAGCATTAGACGGTACAATCGTTAACGTTGGTGCACCAGCAGAGCCTATATCATTACGAGTTGCAAATTTAATAGGACATCGTAGATCATTTGCAGGTTCAGCAATTGGTGGTATTAGAGAAACTCAAGAAATGTTAGATTTCTGTTCAAAACACAACATTGAACCACAAATCGAATTAATTTCAGCTGATCAAATTGATGAAGCATATGAAAGAGTCTTATCTTCAGATGTTAAATATCGTTTCGTTATTGATACAAGTACAATGTAA
- the licT gene encoding BglG family transcription antiterminator LicT: MKINKIINNNVISVIQNNRERVVMGKGIGFQKQEGDIVEESKIEKIFNLSNEEISERFKTLLIEVPIEVVQAVEKIIEVAKVKYHKDLSDTIYVALTDHINFAIERQQEGMAIKNGLLWEIKKFYPSEYEIGMRALDWIYEIVGVTLPVDEAAFIAIHLLNAEHNNFADFNQVTEMVQNILSLVKYHFRLDFDEESLTYFRFVTHLKFLAQRIISEHPLDTSEVELYDIVKEKYKDAFKCVKKIENFLLKKYQYDMTHDEALYLTIHIQRLISRNESVDN, encoded by the coding sequence ATGAAGATAAATAAAATCATAAATAACAATGTGATTAGTGTCATCCAAAACAATCGTGAGCGTGTTGTGATGGGGAAAGGGATTGGGTTTCAAAAACAAGAGGGTGACATCGTTGAGGAGTCGAAGATTGAAAAGATTTTTAATCTAAGTAATGAAGAGATATCTGAACGTTTCAAAACGTTATTAATTGAAGTGCCGATTGAGGTTGTACAAGCTGTTGAGAAAATTATTGAAGTTGCAAAGGTTAAATATCATAAAGATTTAAGCGATACGATTTATGTTGCACTGACTGATCATATTAACTTTGCAATTGAGCGTCAACAAGAAGGTATGGCTATAAAAAATGGCTTGCTATGGGAAATTAAAAAATTCTATCCTTCAGAGTACGAAATCGGGATGCGTGCTTTGGATTGGATCTATGAAATTGTCGGTGTGACATTGCCAGTTGATGAAGCAGCTTTCATCGCCATTCATTTATTAAATGCAGAGCATAATAATTTTGCAGATTTTAATCAAGTGACTGAAATGGTACAGAATATTTTAAGTTTAGTGAAATATCACTTTAGATTAGACTTTGATGAAGAAAGCTTAACTTACTTCAGATTTGTGACACATTTAAAATTTCTTGCACAACGTATTATTTCTGAGCATCCACTGGATACGAGTGAGGTTGAGCTTTACGATATTGTAAAAGAGAAGTACAAAGATGCGTTTAAGTGTGTGAAGAAGATTGAAAACTTTTTACTGAAAAAGTATCAATATGATATGACACATGACGAAGCTTTATATTTAACGATTCATATACAGAGATTAATATCCAGAAATGAAAGCGTTGACAATTGA